The Micromonospora sp. NBC_00421 DNA window TCCTGATCAGCGTCCGGCACGGGGACGCCTGCCGGTTGGCGCCGGTCCGGGCCGACCTGGAGGCCAAGCGGGACCTCCTGCGACACGGGCCGTGGGCGGTGGCGTACGCGATCACCGACCGGGTGGTGGACCTCTACCTGGAGGTGGCCGACCAGCTTGAGGACGACCTCGACGTGCTCGAAGCGGACGTCTTCGACCGGCAGAGCAGCGGGCGGATCCAGCGGATCTACCAGATGAAGCGTGAGCTGGTGGAGTTCAAGCGGGCGGTGATCCCGCTGCAACGGCCGCTGATGACGCTTACCGCGCAGGTGCACCGGGAGGTGCCGCAGGAGGTACGGCGCTACTTCCGCGACGTGCAGGACCACCTCAGCCGCACCGTCGAGCAGGTCAACTCCTACGACGACCTGCTCAACTCGATCCTCCAGGCCCGGCTGGCGCAGGTCACCGTCGACCAGAACAACGACATGCGCAAGATCGCCGCCTGGGCCGCCATCGCCGCGGTCTGGACCGCGTTCGCCGGGGTCTACGGCATGAACTTCGAGAACATGCCCGAGCTGAAATGGACGTACGGCTATCCGGGGGTGCTCGCGCTGATGCTCGCCATCTCGCTGGCGCTGTACCGGTGGTTCCGGCGCAACGGCTGGCTCTGACCGCCGCTCGGCCGGCCGGGCCGCACCCCCGGTGGTCCGCTCGGCCGGGCCGGTGGCCGCTCAGCCGGCCGGTGTGGCTGCCGGGTTCGCCGCCGCCAGCAGCTCGGAGACGGTGACGAACTCGAAGCCCCGCCGCCGCAGACCGGTGATCATCGCGGCCAGCCCCCGGATCGCCACCAGCCGGTCGGCTGGCCCGGTGTCGTGGGCGAGCAGGATGGTGCCCGGGTCACAGGAGTCGACCACGTAGTCGACCAGGCCGTCCGGATTCTGGGTGAACCGGGATTCGAGCATCTGCCGGTTCCAGAGGACCACCTGGTAGCCGAGGTCGTTGGCGGCGAGCAGGGTGCTGCCGGCCAGGTGCCCGTACGGCGGGCGGAGCAGGGTGGGCTCCCGGCCGCAGAGCCGGGTCAGCTCGTTGTGCGCCCGGCCGATCGCGGCACAGGCCTGCTCGTAGGTCATCTTCGCCAGGTCCTGGTGGTCCCAGGTGTGGTTGCCGATCTCGTGCCGGTCCAGCCGGTGGGTCACCAGGCGGCCGTACTCGCGGGCCCGGCGACCGACCATGAAGAAGGTGGCCGGGGTGTCGGTCTCCTCGAGGATCGACAGCACCCGTGGGGTCCAGTTCGGCGCCGGACCGTCGTCGAAGGTGAGCGCGATCAGCCGGCGGGTGGTGTCCACACTCCACACCACGTCGACCCGGGAGGACTTCGGCGGGGTACGCCGGTCGCCGTGCACGGTGGCCGCGTACCCGCCGTAGACGGGCAGTTTGTTGCCGGCGGTGGCCTCGGCGTACCCGAACTCGCCGGTCATGGCCACCCCCGCACCGGCCAGCGCGGCAGCGGTGCCGGAGAGGATCCGCCGCCGGGACACGGCCCGGTCCCGCCCGGCCGCCGGGGCACGGCCCGGCTCCGCGGGGGCACGGACCGGCTCGGGGTCCGGGAGATCCGGGTCGGTGGTCGGCGTCTGCATAGTCAGCACTGTAGGAGCCGGACGCCCTCCGGACGATCCCATAAGCTCCGGCTTAAACCCGCATGTGCCGGTAGCTCCGGGGGCCGGGCCCTACCGAAAGACCCGGGCCGTCACACGTCGGCGGCGCGGGACGACCCGTGGGTCGTCTCCGCGCCGCCGACGAGGGTACGCAGATCAGCGCCGGGTGCAGGTCAGCGCCGCCCGGGTGCAGGTCAGCGCCGCGTGCTGGACTTCGCGGCGGCCCGTCCGGCCTCGATCGCCTTGCCGAGGTCGTCGGCCGGTCGGCCGGAGACGTCGGTGGCACCCTCGGCGACCGAGGGAACCTTGTCGTCCGGGTGGATCACCGGCTTGCCGGTCGACGTGTCGGCGGCCACGGCGGAACTGCCGACACCGGTGGACGGCGTCGCCGAACCGGTCGGCGTGGACCCGCTCGCCGAGGGGGTCTCCACCACCAGGATGTCGACCCCGTCCCGGGCGGACTCGACGTCGGCCGTGGCCCGGACACCGGATGCGCCAATTCCACCGGCGGTGTTCTCGGTGCCGGAGGCACGGGCGGCGGGGGTGGTGTCGATGCCGTGGGTCGGGTCGTACTCGGCCCATTCCTGCTGCTCGCGGCGGCGGCGCATGGCCATCGCCCCGGCCACCCCGGCCACCGTACCGGCGACCAGCAGGCCGGCCATCATGCCGCGCGACGTCCGCTTCTTCTTCCGGGCCTTCGGGCTCTTCGCCTTGATCTTCTTGCTCACCGCGGCCTGCCTGGCGGCGGCGGCCTTCTTACCTGCCACCGCCTTGCCGGCGGCCTCGGCCTGGGCGTTGCGCACCGCCAGGGCGACCGGGGCGAGCGCCGCGACAGTCGACGCGAGCCCGCTGGAAGCCCGGTCCCGCACCACGACCGCGGTCGGCGCGACGGCCCCCCGGGCCGCCTGGACCCGTGGGCCGACAGTGGCGCCGGCACCCTTCGCCGCGTGCGTGGCAGCCTGCTTCAGGTGACCGATGCCCTGGTGCAGCTCCACCTTTGCCAGCTGCCCCTGGGTCTTGCGCCGCCCGATTCCAAACACGGTCCCACCTCCTGGGAGTTGTTCCTTCGTCATCCTCCACCTTCGGATGCCTCCGCAATGCCAGATCGGGCACATGGGAGGATCCGCATGGAACTGACCAACGAGTGAGGAGTACCCGTGGCCGAGGCTATCTACGCCACCTTGCACACCAACGCTGGCCCGATCCGGCTGGAACTCTTCGGCAATCACGCTCCGAAGACGGTTCGTAACTTCGTCGACCTGGCCGAGGGCAACAAGGAGTACACCGACCCCCGCACCGGGCAGCCGGGCAACGGGCCGTACTACGACGGCACCATCTCGCACCGGGTGATCAGCGGCTTCATGGTCCAGATGGGCGACCCGACCGGCACCGGCCGGGGTGGTCCCGGTTACACGTTCGCCGACGAGTTCCACCCCGAGCTGCGCTTCGACCGGCCGTACCTGCTGGCGATGGCGAACGCCGGGCCGGGCACCAACGGTTCGCAGTTCTTCATCACCGTCGGGGCGACCCCGCACCTGAACAACCGGCACACCATCTTCGGCCAGGTGGCCGACGAGCAGTCGGCGAAGGTGGTCGACTCGATCGCGAACACCCCGACCGGCCCGAGCGACCGACCGCTGCAGGACGTGGTGATCGAGCGGGTCGAGATCGAGCGCACCGGAGCCTGATCGCGCCCGCGAGGTACCTTTGCACGCATGACTGAACGCTCCGGGCCGGCCGGCGACGCCACCGGCGGGTCGGTGCCGACCACCCCGGTCTGCTACCGCCACCCCGACCGGGAGACGTACCTCAGGTGCTCCCGATGCGACCGGCCGATCTGTCCGGAGTGCATGCGGGACGCCCCCGTCGGCCACCAGTGCCCGGAGTGCGTGAACGAGGGACGCCGCAGCGTACGGCCGGCGCGTACCGCCTTCGGTGGTGGTGCCGCCGGCCGTCGCGGCGTGGTCACCCGCACCCTGATCGCGCTGAACGTGCTGGTGATGATCGTCTCGGTGCTCAGCGACCGGGGCGGCGACTCGATGATCGGCGGGTCCGGCTTCGGCGGCCTGCTCGGTGGCGGCACCCCGCTGACCCAGTGGGGCTCGGTGCTCAGCTACGCGTCGTACGTGCCGTTCGGCGAGGCGCACGGGGTCGCCTCCGGCGAGTGGTACCGACTCGTCACCGCGATGTTCCTGCACTACGGCCTGGTGCACCTGCTGCTCAACATGTGGGCGCTCTGGGTGCTGGGGCGGGAGTTGGAGGCCCTGCTCGGGCCGCTGCGCTTCCTCACCCTCTATCTGGTGGCCGGGCTCGGCGGCAACGTCGCTGCATACCTGTTCAGCAGCCCCAACACCGCATCGGCCGGTGCCTCCACGGCGATCTTCGGGCTGTTCGCGGCGATCTTCGTGCTGATGCGCCGGCTGGGCCGGGACACCTCGGCGATCCTGCCGATCCTGGTGATCAACCTGATCTTCACCTTCACCGTCCCGGGCATCTCCATCCCGGGCCACGTCGGCGGGCTGGTCGTCGGGGCGCTGATGGCGCTCGTGCTGGCGTACGCCCCCCGGATGCGGCGCTCGGTCTTCCAGGCGGCCGGCACGGCGGTCATCCTGGTGGCGCTGCTCGGCCTGGTGATCGTCCGCACCGTCATGCTGCTCGGCTGATCCACGGATCACGGCCGGGGCGGCCCGCCGCGCCACCCGGCTGAGCCACGGATCACGGACGGGCGGCCCGGACCTCCTCGGCCACCTCGGTCGGCGACGCGCCCAGGTCGGCCCGGCCGAGCAGGTGCAGGGTCTCGCCGGCGTCGATCTCCAGCGTCTCTCCGGTCAGCCCGAACCGGGTCCGCCGGTCCACGGTGACCGCCTCCACCGCGTCCCACGGCAGGTGACGCCGCCCGGCGTACCCCCGGACGACGGTGATGCCGCTGGCGTCGACCGCGAGGCGGACCGGGGCGACCAGGTCGCGTACCGCCCAGCCGGCCAGGCCCACGGCGGCGGCGACGGCCAGCGCCAGTTGGACCGGGTCGCCGGCGGCGAGCAGCAGCCCGAGGGCGACCAGACCGAGCGCACCGGCCAGCTTCACCGCCGGGAGGGCCGGAGGGACCCGCCACTGGCGGGCCGGAGACGATGGTGGATGCACCACCCCAGCATGCCAGCCGGAACCGTCCGGCCCCGGTGACCGGACGACCCACCGATCGACGGCACGGTCGAGGGCATGGGGGTGCGGGACGATCCGCCGGTAGTATCGACACAGCCGAGGTTACCGGGGAGTAGTCATGAGTGACGCAGTCATCGTCGGTGCGGTACGCACCCCGGTCGGGCGACGCAAGGGCGGCCTGGCCGAGGTCCACCCGGTCGACCTCTCGGCGCACGTGCTGCGCGCCCTCGCCAACCGGACCGGCATCGACCCCGGCCAGGTCGACGACGTGATCTGGGGCTGCGTGTCCCAGGTCGGCGAGCAGTCCTGGAACATCGCCCGCAACGGCGTGCTCGCCGCCGGCTGGCCCGAGTCGGTGCCCGGCACCACCCTCGACAGGCAGTGCGGCTCCAGCCAGCAGGCCCTGCACTTCGCCGCCGCGACGGTCCTCTCCGGTCAGGCCGACCTGGTGGTGGCAGGTGGCGTCGAGTCGATGACCCGGGTGCCGATGGGGGCCAGCGTCGGCGACGGCATGCCGTTCAGCACCCAGCTCCGCGCACGTTACCGGGGCGTCGAAGGATTCGCCGACGACCAACCGCTCCCGTTCAACCAGGGGGTCGGCGCCGAGCTGATCGCCGCCCGCTGGCGCTTCTCCCGTGCCCAGCTCGACGAGTTCGCGCTGGCCAGTCACGAGAAGGCCGCCGCCGCGCAGGACGCTGGGGCGTTCGACCCCGAGCTGGCCCCGGTACCACTGCCCGACGGCGGCACGTTCACCACCGATGAGGGCATCCGCCGGGACACCTCCCTCTCGGTGCTCGGTGGGCTGAAGACCCCGTTCCGCGCCGACGGCGTGGTCACCGCCGGGTCCGCGTCGCAGATCTCCGACGGGGCCGCCGCGCTCGCCGTCACCACCGCCGAGTGGGCCGGCCGGCACGGCCTGCGCCCGTTGGCCCGGGTACACACCGCCGTGGTCGCCGCCGACGATCCGGTCACCATGCTCACCGCCCCCATCCCGGCCACCGCGAAGGCGCTGCGCCGCGCCGGCCTGGGCATCGAGGAGATCGGCGTGTACGAGGTGAACGAGGCGTTCGCCCCGGTGCCGCTGGCCTGGCTGGCCGAGACCGAGGCCGACCCGGAGCGGCTGAACCCGCGCGGCGGCGCTATCGCGCTGGGCCACCCGCTCGGCGCGTCCGGTGCCCGGATCATGACGACGATGCTCCAGCACATGCGGGACAACGACATCCGGTACGGCCTGCAGACCATGTGCGAGGGCGGCGGCATGGCCAACGCCACCATCCTCGAACTTCTCTAGCCCTCCACCCAGCCCGGCCCTAGCCCAACCCACCTGGGGCGATCAAGGACCCGGAACAGTGGGTGACTGCGGACGAGCCGCCGACCGCCGCCCAGGAGTCGCCGGCGCGCTCCACCCGGCCGCCCGAGCGGTAACCCCACCCGCCCGCACCGCCCGCGCCACCCTGCCCAATCACCCCGCCCAACCACCCGCCTGATCACCCCGCCCGGTCACCTCGCTCAGCCCCCACCCCGCCCGATCACCTCACCCGGTCACCTCGCTCAGCCCCCACCCCGCCCGATCACCTCACCCGGTCACCGCAGAGCTGGCCCGCCCAGCCCCGCGATGGGCCGCACAGCCCGATCGCCGCGGGACTGACCCAGAGAGCAAGATCATCACAGTTGGGGCAATGTAGCGGCATTCAGATAGCTTGATACCACTACACCGCACCCACCGTGCATCGACCTCGGTGCCGGCACCGCCAATCCGATCGAGGCCCCCACCCCCACCCCACCCCCACCCCCACCCCGTTCCACCCCCCGTCCTCGTCGATCATGAAGTTGTGGTGCCTCCAATAAGCCTTGAAGTATGGAATTCGCCCACCACGACTCCATGATCGACGAGGACGGGTGGGGGTGGGGCGCGGGGGGAACGCGGGCGGGCGCGGGGGGCGGGCGCGGGGGGCGGAAATGGCGGGTGTGGGAGGGGGTGGGTGGCTTACCCTGCGCTGCGTGACGATTACCTCCGTGGCCGCCAGCTGGACCGACCCGCAGTGGCGGTCCGACGCGCTCGACTGGGTGAGCGGGCAGCTCGACAGGCACGGCCGCCGGGTCACCGGCCCGGTCGAGCCCCGGATCCGCCCCTGGTCGCTGGTGTGGCGGGTGCCCACCGACACCGGGCCGTACTGGTTCAAGGCGAACAACCCCGGTACGGCGTACGAGGCGGCGCTCCTGGTCGAGCTGGCCCGGCGTGCTCCCGGTCGGGTGCTCGAGCCGGTGGCCGTGGACTCCGGCCGGGGCTGGTCGCTGCTGCCCGATGGTGGCCCGTCCCTGCGTGACCTGGCCGAACCCGATTCCGGTCGCTGGGCCGACGTGCTCGCGACGTACGCCGCACTCCAGCGGGCGGTGGCCCCGACGGCGGACGAGCTCGTCGCGCTCGGCGTACCAGACCAGCGACCGGCGGTCATGCCGGGCCTCCTCGCCGACCTGCTCGACGACCGGGCCGCCCTGCTTCTCGCCCCGGAGAACAGGCCGCACGCCGCGGACGAACCGCACGCCGAGGGCGGGCAACACCCCGAGGGCGGGCAACACCCCGAGGGCGGGCAACACCCCGAGGGCGGGCAACACCCCGAGGGCGGGCAACACCCCGAGGGCGGGCAACACCCCGAGGGCGGGCAGCACACCGAGGGCGGGCAGCACACCGAGGGTGACGGCGGCGACGAGCGGATGGACGTGGCTACCCACGACCGGTTACGGGCCTACCTGCCGCGCTTCGCCGAGGACTGCCGGCGACTCGCCGACAGTGGCATCCCGGCCACCGTGCAGCACGACGACCTGCACGACGGGAACGTGTTCGCCACCGGCGACGGATACCGCTTCTTCGACTGGGGGGACGCCTCCGTCGCCCACCCGTTCGGCACCCTGCTGGTGACCCTGCGCTCGGTGGCCCACACGTACTCGTTGGCCGAGGGTGATCCGGTGCTGCTCCGGCTGCGCGACGCCTATCTGGAGCCGTGGACCGACCGGCACGACCGGGCCGCCCTGCGGGAGATCGCCGGCCTGGCCGTGCGGGTGGCCACGGTGGGCCGGGCGCTGTCCTGGCGGCGGGCCCTGGACACCACCGACCCGAGCCGCACCGGCTACGCCAGCGCCGTGCCCGGCTG harbors:
- the corA gene encoding magnesium/cobalt transporter CorA; translation: MTDRAERERSATLHGGRVLNPRAWVSPVRAMSRILNADGSPRNPAPVGPGRSGVVDCGLYVDGERRPGQWHYAEALAAARDERDGFVWLGLHEPELAEMTAIAETYGLHELAVEDAVKAQQRPKLERFGEVSFLVLRTARYCEHTELTETSEVVETGQVMLFIGPNFLISVRHGDACRLAPVRADLEAKRDLLRHGPWAVAYAITDRVVDLYLEVADQLEDDLDVLEADVFDRQSSGRIQRIYQMKRELVEFKRAVIPLQRPLMTLTAQVHREVPQEVRRYFRDVQDHLSRTVEQVNSYDDLLNSILQARLAQVTVDQNNDMRKIAAWAAIAAVWTAFAGVYGMNFENMPELKWTYGYPGVLALMLAISLALYRWFRRNGWL
- a CDS encoding polysaccharide deacetylase family protein, producing the protein MQTPTTDPDLPDPEPVRAPAEPGRAPAAGRDRAVSRRRILSGTAAALAGAGVAMTGEFGYAEATAGNKLPVYGGYAATVHGDRRTPPKSSRVDVVWSVDTTRRLIALTFDDGPAPNWTPRVLSILEETDTPATFFMVGRRAREYGRLVTHRLDRHEIGNHTWDHQDLAKMTYEQACAAIGRAHNELTRLCGREPTLLRPPYGHLAGSTLLAANDLGYQVVLWNRQMLESRFTQNPDGLVDYVVDSCDPGTILLAHDTGPADRLVAIRGLAAMITGLRRRGFEFVTVSELLAAANPAATPAG
- a CDS encoding peptidylprolyl isomerase; the encoded protein is MAEAIYATLHTNAGPIRLELFGNHAPKTVRNFVDLAEGNKEYTDPRTGQPGNGPYYDGTISHRVISGFMVQMGDPTGTGRGGPGYTFADEFHPELRFDRPYLLAMANAGPGTNGSQFFITVGATPHLNNRHTIFGQVADEQSAKVVDSIANTPTGPSDRPLQDVVIERVEIERTGA
- a CDS encoding rhomboid family intramembrane serine protease, giving the protein MTERSGPAGDATGGSVPTTPVCYRHPDRETYLRCSRCDRPICPECMRDAPVGHQCPECVNEGRRSVRPARTAFGGGAAGRRGVVTRTLIALNVLVMIVSVLSDRGGDSMIGGSGFGGLLGGGTPLTQWGSVLSYASYVPFGEAHGVASGEWYRLVTAMFLHYGLVHLLLNMWALWVLGRELEALLGPLRFLTLYLVAGLGGNVAAYLFSSPNTASAGASTAIFGLFAAIFVLMRRLGRDTSAILPILVINLIFTFTVPGISIPGHVGGLVVGALMALVLAYAPRMRRSVFQAAGTAVILVALLGLVIVRTVMLLG
- a CDS encoding PH domain-containing protein; translated protein: MHPPSSPARQWRVPPALPAVKLAGALGLVALGLLLAAGDPVQLALAVAAAVGLAGWAVRDLVAPVRLAVDASGITVVRGYAGRRHLPWDAVEAVTVDRRTRFGLTGETLEIDAGETLHLLGRADLGASPTEVAEEVRAARP
- a CDS encoding thiolase family protein, with the translated sequence MSDAVIVGAVRTPVGRRKGGLAEVHPVDLSAHVLRALANRTGIDPGQVDDVIWGCVSQVGEQSWNIARNGVLAAGWPESVPGTTLDRQCGSSQQALHFAAATVLSGQADLVVAGGVESMTRVPMGASVGDGMPFSTQLRARYRGVEGFADDQPLPFNQGVGAELIAARWRFSRAQLDEFALASHEKAAAAQDAGAFDPELAPVPLPDGGTFTTDEGIRRDTSLSVLGGLKTPFRADGVVTAGSASQISDGAAALAVTTAEWAGRHGLRPLARVHTAVVAADDPVTMLTAPIPATAKALRRAGLGIEEIGVYEVNEAFAPVPLAWLAETEADPERLNPRGGAIALGHPLGASGARIMTTMLQHMRDNDIRYGLQTMCEGGGMANATILELL
- a CDS encoding DUF3072 domain-containing protein; protein product: MKDPEQWVTADEPPTAAQESPARSTRPPER
- a CDS encoding phosphotransferase, whose protein sequence is MTITSVAASWTDPQWRSDALDWVSGQLDRHGRRVTGPVEPRIRPWSLVWRVPTDTGPYWFKANNPGTAYEAALLVELARRAPGRVLEPVAVDSGRGWSLLPDGGPSLRDLAEPDSGRWADVLATYAALQRAVAPTADELVALGVPDQRPAVMPGLLADLLDDRAALLLAPENRPHAADEPHAEGGQHPEGGQHPEGGQHPEGGQHPEGGQHPEGGQHPEGGQHTEGGQHTEGDGGDERMDVATHDRLRAYLPRFAEDCRRLADSGIPATVQHDDLHDGNVFATGDGYRFFDWGDASVAHPFGTLLVTLRSVAHTYSLAEGDPVLLRLRDAYLEPWTDRHDRAALREIAGLAVRVATVGRALSWRRALDTTDPSRTGYASAVPGWLGELFAPMPV